One Diabrotica virgifera virgifera chromosome 3, PGI_DIABVI_V3a genomic window carries:
- the LOC126881761 gene encoding probable ATP-dependent RNA helicase DHX34 → MDYRDGRKHERYKHKRRKSRSRSSSPAAKQPRLKKTVLDYKRELVRFLEEQANLGNTNDFWKFYEKYKSLQTIQKSDADKTKLLNIEFMKEIPLLYEKLPVLDKNGRRVEISMDEFNDFLLVIKVYQDFQQKMSFSKLRKLKLFQNDLPIAQHKTEIIEKLKASRILLIAGDTGCGKSTQVPQYVLEAGYNKIVCTQPRRIACVSLAKRVSYETLSDYKNTIGYQIRFEKTKRADTKVIFMTEGLLLRQASEKETLESYDVIILDEVHERNLHGDFLIGIMKCLLHQRDNFKLILMSATINIQLFSNYFSEENIQIIQVPGRLYPIDIQYRPIVKDPYERKREKLDCTPYLQILQLIDEKYTQNQKGDMLVFLNGFSEISTLADAVTDYSESKKNWIVLPLHSSLSLEEQDKVFDYPPEGVRKCIISTNIAETSVTIDGIRFVVDSGKVNRMNYNTQIGVNKLSECSISQDSAKQRSGRAGRTGPGICFRLYSEEDLKSFEAFTPAEIHQVPLDSLLLHMISLGLNDIANFPFIEKPSGEKLEESMEKLKFIGALELDKEFLALTQLGDSLSQLPVDLKIGKMLIMSTVFGNVNSVLALASLLSVQSPLTQKAQRDLEARDLRKPIESDHGDPIILLNFYKEWLTVKQSSTPAKGHSRREGGYSSKVWARKRCIEEQRFYEVTKLIEQFREILQEADFLPKITETNLSSGERSIRLGELKQLKSMRYKLKNEERSKSRKQLKYEMYNSGEAGEDSGKVDIRDVEFRISHDFKRLQQLLNEASADSHKDLMMLKLILTSGLYPQIAVEDEFNSSKTVSERLYHTKHNNYVFLRPDGYFASNTEVLELHNDDIEVPPTGYFSKRPISRKHQVLVYQTILETKKVYLVNTMRMPALQTLLLLGKTVSTNATFTKFVVDDFLLFDVPYFGQGKALLMKAIELRKIWKIKLETKLKNPASEKVDQKYLFHLTENLVNYMTTEVSYNIKRLLPADLKEIYNHDCELFETEKVDKNPFVEDYPITKNYQYGGVNITENVVYACLLQEQWSYELEQEICNTPFICKHCQSSRLGSTLFSNIRHEEFCKDKRKAPVNDSINEEVSVVKPNSRSYHCTVCGKDLMLTPVDILKHKKSCK, encoded by the exons ATGGATTATAGGGATGGAAGAAAACACGAACGATATAAACACAAACGAAGAAAATCAAGATCTAGATCATCTTCACCTGCAGCAAAACAACCCCGACTTAAAAAGACTGTTTTGGACTACAAAAGAGAACTTGTAAGGTTCCTAGAAGAGCAAGCTAACTTAGGCAATACAAACGACTTTTGGAAGTTTTATGAAAAATACAAATCCttacaaacaatacaaaaatctGACGCAGATAAAACGAAACTACTCAATATCGAATTCATGAAAGAAATTCCTCTTTTGTACGAAAAATTGCCTGTACTAGACAAAAATGGTAGAAGGGTAGAAATATCGATGGATGAGTTCAATGATTTTTTGCTCGTTATAAAAGTTTACCAGGATTTTCAACAAAAAATGAGTTTTTCCAAGTTGAGAAAGCTAAAACTTTTCCAAAACGATTTACCGATTGCGCAACACAAAACTGAAATAATCGAAAAGCTGAAAGCGTCTAGAATACTCCTAATAGCAGGTGATACAGGCTGTGGCAAGTCAACGCAAGTACCACAATATGTGTTAGAAGCGGGATACAATAAAATTGTGTGTACTCAACCTAGACGAATTGCTTGTGTTAGTTTAGCAAAGAGAGTATCTTATGAAACGTTAAGTGACTACAAAAATACCATAGGGTACCAGATCAGGTTTGAGAAGACAAAGAGGGCTGATACTAAAGTTATTTTTATGACGGAAGGGCTTCTTTTAAGGCAAGCGTCAGAAAAGGAAACCTTGGAATCGTATGATGTTATAATTTTGGATGAAGTGCATGAAAGAAATTTACATGGGGACTTTTTAATAG GCATAATGAAATGTCTTCTACATCAAAGAGACAACTTCAAGTTAATTCTAATGTCAGCAACAATAAACATAcaattattttcaaattacttctctgaagaaaatatacaaataatacaAGTACCAGGAAGACTATACCCAATAGATATTCAGTATAGACCTATAGTAAAAGATCCATATGAAAGAAAGAGAGAGAAATTAGACTGTACGCCATATTTGCAAATTTTGCAGTTGATAGATGAAAAATACACTCAAAATCAAAAGGGCGATATGTTGGTTTTTCTAAATGGATTTTCAGAGATCTCAACTTTAGCTGATGCTGTTACTGACTACAGTGAGAGTAAGAAGAACTGGATCGTCTTGCCATTACATAGTTCATTGTCTCTGGAAGAACAGGATAAA GTATTCGACTATCCTCCTGAGGGtgttaggaaatgtattatttcaACAAATATAGCCGAAACATCAGTCACAATTGATGGAATACGATTTGTTGTTGATTCAGGCAAGGTGAATAGAATGAACTACAATACGCAGATTGGGGTAAACAAATTAAGTGAATGTAGTATATCCCAAGATAGTGCTAAACAAAGATCAG GTAGAGCTGGCCGTACAGGCCCGGGCATATGCTTTCGACTGTACTCTGAAGAAGATCTCAAAAGCTTCGAAGCTTTCACTCCTGCAGAGATTCACCAAGTACCGTTAGACTCTTTATTGCTGCACATGATTTCGTTAGGTCTTAACGACATAGCAAATTTCCCATTCATAGAAAAACCGTCGGGGGAAAAACTAGAGGAAAGCATGGAAAAACTTAAGTTTATTGGAGCATTAGAGTTGGATAAGGAATTTTTAGCTTTGACGCAATTGGGAGACTCCTTAAGTCAATTGCCCGTCGATTTAAAAATAG GTAAGATGTTGATTATGTCGACCGTATTTGGCAATGTTAACTCCGTGCTAGCGTTAGCGTCTCTTCTGAGCGTTCAGAGTCCCTTAACGCAGAAGGCTCAGAGGGATTTAGAGGCCCGAGACCTTAGAAAACCTATAGAATCAGATCACGGAGATCCCATAATTTTACTTAATTTCTACAAAGAATGGTTAACTGTAAAGCAGTCCTCAACTCCAGCTAAAGGACATTCAAGGAGGGAGGGAGGGTATAGTTCGAAGGTCTGGGCAAGAAAAAG ATGTATCGAGGAGCAACGTTTCTATGAAGTAACAAAACTGATCGAACAATTCAGAGAGATTTTGCAAGAAGCTGACTTCTTACCGAAGATAACCGAAACGAATCTAAGTAGTGGAGAACGGTCTATCAGGCTGGGTGAACTGAAACAACTGAAATCTATGAGATATAAGTTGAAAAACGAAGAAAGATCTAAGAGTAGAAAACAACTGAAATACGAAATGTATAATTCCGGAGAAGCTGGTGAAGATAGTGGAAAAGTGGATATCAGAGATGTGGAGTTTAGGATATCGCATGACTTTAAAAG GCTTCAACAACTGTTAAACGAAGCATCTGCTGACAGCCACAAAGACCTTATGATGCTGAAACTAATCCTAACAAGCGGTCTTTATCCACAGATAGCAGTGGAAGATGAGTTCAACTCCTCCAAAACAGTTTCAGAGCGGCTGTATCACACCAAACACAACAATTATGTTTTTCTTCGTCCTGATGGCTATTTCGCCTCGAATACAGAAGTTTTGGAATTGCACAACGACGACATAGAAGTACCTCCAACTGGGTACTTCAGTAAAAGACCTATCAGCAGGAAGCACCAAGTGTTAGTGTATCAGACGATACTGGAGACGAAAAAAGTGTATTTGGTGAATACTATGAGAATGCCGGCTTTACAGACGTTGCTACTTTTGGGGAAAACTGTATCTACAAATGCTACGTTCACCAAGTTCGTAGTGGACGATTTTTTGCTCTTTGACGTACCTTATTTTGGACAAG GCAAAGCATTATTAATGAAGGCTATAGAGttaaggaaaatatggaaaatcAAACTAGAAACAAAGTTGAAAAACCCTGCAAGCGAAAAAGTTGACCAAAAATATTTATTCCATTTAACCGAAAATTTAGTAAATTATATGACCACAGAAGTGAGCTACAACATCAAGAGACTTCTACCAGCAGATCTCAAAGAGATATACAACCACGACTGCGAGCTATTTGAAACtgaaaaagtagataaaaatccTTTTGTTGAAGACTACCCCATCACGAAGAATTACCAATACGGTGGAGTAAATATTACGGAAAATGTCGTGTATGCGTGTCTTCTGCAAGAACAATGGTCCTACGAACTAGAACAAGAAATTTGCAATACTCCTTTTATTTGTAAACACTGTCAATCTTCCAGATTGGGTTCTACTCTATTTAGCAACATTCGACACGAAGAATTTTGTAAAGATAAACGTAAGGCACCGGTTAACGACAGTATTAATGAAGAAGTCAGCGTTGTTAAGCCAAATTCCAGATCTTACCATTGTACAGTTTGTGGGAAAGATCTGATGCTGACTCCTGTcgatatcttaaagcataaaaagtcctgtaaataa